A window of Cryptosporangium minutisporangium contains these coding sequences:
- the meaB gene encoding methylmalonyl Co-A mutase-associated GTPase MeaB produces the protein MSASSRRGVDVGALVEQARDGSPRAVARLVSMVEDASPALREVAATLAPHTGHAYVVGLTGSPGVGKSTSTNALVGAVRARGLRVGVLAVDPSSPFSGGALLGDRVRMQEHATDAGVFIRSMASRGHLGGLSWGTPQAIRVLDGAGCDVILVETVGVGQAEIEIASLADTTIVLLAPGMGDGIQAAKAGILEIADVFVVNKADRDGAQSTVRDLQGMLGLGGRYADDAHWRPPIVKTVAARNEGVDDVLAAIDAHRAWLEKTGGLRSRRRERAAREVEAIAVAALRARIGDLRGGVALDSLADQILDGKLDPYAAADALLAETSD, from the coding sequence GTGAGCGCGTCTAGCCGGCGGGGTGTCGACGTCGGGGCGCTCGTCGAGCAGGCGCGGGACGGGTCGCCGCGCGCGGTCGCCCGGCTGGTGAGCATGGTCGAAGATGCCAGCCCCGCGCTGCGCGAGGTCGCGGCGACGCTGGCCCCGCACACCGGCCACGCGTACGTGGTCGGGCTGACCGGTTCTCCCGGCGTCGGCAAGTCGACGAGCACCAACGCGTTGGTCGGGGCGGTCCGGGCGCGAGGCCTGCGAGTCGGCGTCCTGGCGGTCGACCCGTCGTCGCCGTTCTCCGGAGGGGCGCTGCTCGGCGACCGGGTCCGGATGCAGGAGCACGCGACCGACGCCGGGGTGTTCATCCGGTCGATGGCGTCGCGCGGGCACCTCGGGGGCCTGTCGTGGGGCACCCCGCAGGCGATTCGCGTGCTCGACGGCGCCGGCTGCGACGTGATCCTCGTCGAGACCGTCGGCGTGGGGCAGGCCGAGATCGAGATCGCGTCGCTGGCCGATACGACGATCGTCCTGCTCGCGCCCGGGATGGGGGACGGTATCCAGGCGGCGAAGGCCGGCATCCTGGAGATCGCCGACGTGTTCGTCGTCAACAAGGCGGACCGGGACGGTGCACAATCGACGGTCCGTGACCTGCAGGGCATGCTCGGGCTCGGCGGACGCTACGCCGACGACGCCCACTGGCGGCCACCGATCGTGAAGACCGTGGCGGCGCGGAACGAGGGCGTGGACGACGTGCTCGCGGCGATCGACGCGCATCGCGCCTGGCTGGAGAAGACCGGTGGGCTGCGCTCGAGGCGACGTGAGCGGGCCGCGCGAGAGGTCGAGGCGATCGCCGTGGCGGCGTTGCGCGCGCGGATCGGTGACCTGCGCGGGGGAGTGGC
- a CDS encoding acetyl-CoA C-acetyltransferase, protein MTSVIVSGARTPMGRLQGSLKDFSAADLGGVAIKAALERAGVAPEQVQYVIMGQVLQAGAGQNPARPAAFKAGIPMSVPTITINKVCLSGLDAIALADQLIRAGEFDIVVAGGQESMTNAPHVLPKSRAGYKYGSIEVLDSMAHDGLTDAFDKIAMGESTEKFVGVAGLTREDQDAFSARSHQRAAAAAKNGVFDAEIAPVSIPQRKGDPIVFSTDEGVRADTTTQTLAKLRAAFAKDGTITAGSSSQISDGAAAVVVMSKAKAEELGLTWLAEIGAHGNVAGPDNSLLPQPANAIEHALGKEGLSVADLDLIEINEAFAAVGVHSARALGLSEEEIDAKVNVNGGAIALGHPIGMSGARIALHLALELQRRGGGVGAASLCGGGGQGDALILKVAAR, encoded by the coding sequence ATGACTTCCGTAATCGTCAGCGGCGCGCGCACCCCCATGGGGCGGCTCCAAGGGTCGCTGAAGGATTTCTCGGCAGCCGATCTCGGCGGCGTGGCGATCAAGGCCGCCCTCGAGCGCGCCGGGGTCGCCCCCGAGCAGGTGCAGTACGTGATCATGGGTCAGGTGCTGCAGGCCGGTGCCGGCCAGAACCCGGCGCGCCCGGCGGCATTCAAAGCCGGAATTCCGATGAGCGTCCCGACGATCACGATCAACAAGGTCTGCCTGTCGGGCCTGGACGCGATCGCGCTCGCCGATCAGCTGATCCGCGCCGGTGAGTTCGACATCGTGGTGGCCGGTGGCCAGGAGTCGATGACGAACGCGCCGCACGTGCTGCCGAAGTCGCGCGCCGGGTACAAGTACGGCTCGATCGAGGTCCTCGACTCGATGGCGCACGACGGCCTGACCGACGCGTTCGACAAGATCGCGATGGGCGAGTCCACCGAGAAGTTCGTCGGGGTCGCCGGGCTGACCCGCGAGGACCAGGACGCGTTCAGCGCTCGCAGCCACCAGCGTGCGGCCGCCGCGGCGAAGAACGGCGTGTTCGACGCCGAGATCGCGCCGGTGTCGATCCCGCAGCGCAAGGGCGACCCGATCGTGTTCTCCACCGACGAGGGCGTGCGGGCGGACACCACCACCCAGACCCTGGCCAAGCTCCGGGCCGCGTTCGCCAAGGACGGCACGATCACCGCTGGTTCGTCGTCGCAGATCTCCGACGGTGCGGCCGCGGTCGTCGTGATGAGCAAGGCCAAGGCCGAGGAGCTGGGTCTGACCTGGCTGGCGGAGATCGGCGCGCACGGCAACGTCGCGGGCCCGGACAACTCCCTCCTGCCGCAGCCGGCGAACGCGATCGAGCACGCCCTGGGTAAGGAAGGCCTCTCGGTGGCCGACCTGGACCTGATCGAGATCAACGAGGCGTTCGCCGCGGTCGGTGTCCACTCGGCGCGGGCCCTCGGCCTCTCCGAGGAAGAGATCGACGCGAAGGTCAACGTCAACGGCGGGGCGATCGCGCTGGGCCACCCGATCGGGATGTCCGGCGCGCGGATCGCGCTGCACCTGGCGCTGGAGCTGCAGCGCCGCGGTGGCGGTGTCGGTGCGGCCTCGCTCTGCGGCGGCGGTGGCCAGGGCGACGCGTTGATTCTTAAGGTTGCGGCCCGCTGA
- the mce gene encoding methylmalonyl-CoA epimerase: MAIRRIDHVGIAVPDLDEALAFYRDTFGLVAEHEEVNEEQGVREAMLVPADGDPSTGRVQLLAPLRADSAIGKFLDRSGPGIQQMAYTVDDIEKTSEELRAKGLRLLYDAPRRGTAGSRINFVHPKDTGGVLVELVEPGGAH; the protein is encoded by the coding sequence ATGGCCATTCGCCGGATCGACCATGTCGGTATCGCCGTTCCGGATCTGGACGAGGCGCTCGCGTTCTACCGGGACACGTTCGGTCTCGTCGCCGAACACGAAGAGGTGAACGAGGAGCAGGGCGTCCGGGAGGCGATGTTGGTGCCGGCGGACGGCGACCCGTCGACCGGCCGGGTGCAGCTGTTGGCGCCGCTCCGGGCCGACTCCGCGATCGGCAAGTTCCTCGACCGGTCCGGACCCGGCATTCAGCAGATGGCCTACACGGTCGACGACATCGAGAAGACCAGTGAAGAGCTGCGCGCGAAGGGCCTACGGCTGCTCTACGACGCGCCGCGGCGCGGCACCGCGGGATCGCGGATCAACTTCGTCCACCCCAAGGACACCGGCGGTGTCCTAGTCGAGCTGGTGGAGCCCGGCGGCGCCCACTGA
- the ccrA gene encoding crotonyl-CoA carboxylase/reductase, with protein sequence MKQILDAILADELDAVGALEVPESYRGVVVRKDEVDMFAGRTTRDKDPRESLHVQEIATPELGPGEALVAVMASAVNYNTVWTSIFEPVSTFGFLERYGRLSPLTKRHDLPYHVVGSDLAGVVLRTGPGVNKWKVGDEVVAHCLSVELESHEGHDDTMLDPEQRIWGFETNFGGLADLALVKANQLMPKPDHLSWEEAASPGLVNSTAYRQLVSNNGAGMKLGDTVLIWGASGGLGSYATQLALASGATPVCVVSSPDKAEIVRSMGADLVIDRNAEGYKFWKDEHNQDPREWRRFGAKIRELTGGKDPDIVFEHPGQETFGASVFVARKGGTIVTCASTSGYLHQYDNRYLWMNLKRIIGSHFANYREAYLANDLIATGRIHPTLSKVYPLEQTGQAAFDVHRNLHQGKVGVLCLAPEEGLGVRNEEKRNRHIDAINRFRSR encoded by the coding sequence GTGAAGCAGATCCTCGACGCGATCCTTGCCGATGAGCTGGACGCAGTAGGCGCGCTGGAGGTGCCCGAGTCCTACCGCGGTGTAGTGGTCCGCAAGGACGAGGTGGACATGTTCGCCGGGCGGACCACCCGCGACAAGGATCCCCGGGAATCGCTGCACGTCCAGGAGATCGCCACCCCGGAGCTCGGGCCGGGCGAAGCGCTGGTCGCGGTGATGGCCTCGGCGGTCAACTACAACACCGTCTGGACGTCGATCTTCGAGCCGGTGTCCACGTTCGGTTTCCTCGAGCGGTACGGCCGGCTCTCGCCGCTGACCAAGCGGCACGACCTGCCGTACCACGTGGTCGGCTCCGACCTGGCCGGCGTCGTGCTGCGCACCGGCCCGGGCGTGAACAAGTGGAAGGTCGGCGACGAGGTCGTCGCGCACTGCCTCTCGGTCGAGCTGGAGAGCCACGAGGGTCACGACGACACGATGCTCGACCCCGAGCAGCGCATCTGGGGCTTCGAGACGAACTTCGGCGGCCTGGCCGATCTCGCGCTGGTCAAGGCCAACCAGCTGATGCCCAAGCCCGACCACCTCTCGTGGGAGGAAGCGGCCTCCCCCGGCCTGGTGAACTCGACCGCCTACCGGCAGCTGGTGAGCAACAACGGCGCCGGCATGAAGCTCGGCGACACCGTTCTCATCTGGGGCGCCTCCGGCGGTCTGGGCTCGTACGCCACCCAGCTGGCGCTGGCGTCGGGCGCGACCCCGGTGTGTGTGGTCTCCAGCCCGGACAAGGCCGAGATCGTCCGCTCGATGGGCGCAGACCTGGTGATCGACCGCAACGCCGAGGGTTACAAGTTCTGGAAGGACGAGCACAACCAGGACCCGCGGGAGTGGCGCCGTTTCGGCGCCAAGATCCGCGAGCTGACCGGCGGTAAAGACCCCGACATCGTGTTCGAGCACCCGGGTCAGGAGACGTTCGGCGCGAGTGTGTTCGTGGCTCGCAAGGGCGGCACCATCGTTACTTGTGCCTCCACTTCCGGTTATCTGCACCAGTACGACAACCGTTACCTCTGGATGAACCTGAAGCGCATTATCGGGTCGCATTTCGCTAACTACCGCGAGGCTTACCTCGCCAACGACCTAATTGCGACCGGACGGATTCATCCGACTCTTTCGAAGGTCTACCCGCTCGAGCAGACCGGGCAGGCAGCCTTCGACGTCCACCGGAACCTTCATCAGGGGAAGGTCGGCGTGCTCTGCCTGGCGCCGGAGGAGGGTCTCGGCGTGCGGAACGAGGAGAAGCGGAACCGGCACATCGACGCGATCAACCGGTTCCGCTCACGCTGA
- a CDS encoding cell division protein DivIVA: MQPTPTENNLSFFDSSNTDPGFTIALRGYDRHQVNEHLQRLTTELTQNQSAKSEAEQKLAEAHHRVRAVEQQLTALQQQMRSQQKQLQENSKPTLSGLGTRVEQLLRLAEEQANEHRTEAEKKAEETLSAARLQARELTEKARAEAQSVKVAAERDATGVREAAERDAGEIHAEVTREVDAIRATADRETRQMRTTADHEVAELKARVHREVAQLQATAEREATQLRAAAKQETEQLRNKVKAETEQLRTTVRQETEQLRSEATREAEQKRGEASRILAEAREKRDNDLQELELQLAERRERAEQEESQRHAAAVAETQKLVAEAEQRARVAETRAREVEAHTESRRKAAEAQAKDIVEKARALADKTVSEARAESERLMSDAKANAEHNTTQAKRQVSELTAQRDAITTQLGQLREMLAGLVGGGAAAATVAKAAEVAKTEPVEAPSANGRG, translated from the coding sequence ATGCAGCCGACCCCCACCGAGAACAACCTCTCGTTCTTCGACTCCTCGAACACTGATCCGGGCTTCACCATCGCGCTGCGCGGGTACGACCGGCACCAGGTCAACGAGCACCTGCAGCGGCTCACCACCGAGCTGACGCAGAACCAGTCCGCGAAGTCCGAGGCCGAGCAGAAGCTCGCCGAGGCACACCACCGGGTGCGCGCGGTCGAGCAGCAGCTCACCGCGTTGCAGCAGCAGATGCGTAGCCAGCAGAAGCAGCTCCAGGAGAACTCGAAGCCGACGCTGTCCGGCCTCGGTACCCGGGTCGAGCAGTTGCTGCGGCTGGCCGAGGAGCAGGCGAACGAGCACCGCACCGAGGCGGAGAAGAAGGCCGAGGAGACTCTCTCGGCCGCCCGCCTGCAGGCGCGCGAGCTGACCGAGAAGGCCCGCGCGGAGGCGCAGTCCGTCAAGGTCGCCGCCGAGCGGGACGCCACCGGTGTGCGGGAAGCTGCCGAGCGCGACGCGGGCGAGATCCATGCCGAGGTCACCCGCGAGGTCGACGCCATCCGGGCCACCGCCGACCGCGAGACCCGGCAGATGCGCACCACGGCCGACCACGAGGTCGCCGAGCTCAAGGCACGGGTACACCGCGAGGTGGCGCAGCTGCAGGCCACCGCGGAGCGGGAGGCGACCCAGCTGCGGGCGGCGGCCAAGCAGGAGACCGAGCAGCTCCGCAACAAGGTCAAGGCGGAGACCGAGCAGCTGCGCACCACGGTGCGGCAGGAGACCGAGCAGCTGCGCAGCGAGGCCACCCGCGAGGCCGAGCAGAAGCGGGGCGAGGCGAGCCGCATCCTGGCCGAGGCACGCGAGAAGCGCGACAACGACCTGCAGGAGCTCGAGCTCCAGCTGGCCGAGCGGCGCGAGCGGGCCGAGCAGGAGGAGTCGCAGCGGCACGCGGCCGCGGTCGCCGAGACCCAGAAGCTCGTCGCCGAGGCCGAGCAGCGCGCCCGGGTCGCCGAGACCCGCGCCCGCGAGGTCGAGGCCCACACCGAGTCGCGCCGCAAGGCCGCCGAGGCCCAGGCCAAGGACATCGTCGAGAAGGCACGGGCGCTCGCCGACAAGACCGTCAGCGAGGCGCGCGCCGAGTCCGAGCGCCTGATGTCGGACGCCAAGGCCAACGCCGAGCACAACACGACGCAGGCCAAGCGTCAGGTGTCCGAGCTCACCGCCCAGCGGGACGCGATCACGACGCAGCTCGGCCAGCTGCGCGAGATGCTCGCCGGCCTGGTCGGCGGCGGCGCGGCGGCGGCCACAGTGGCGAAGGCCGCCGAGGTGGCCAAGACCGAGCCGGTCGAGGCGCCGAGCGCAAACGGGCGAGGCTGA